One part of the Xylanimonas allomyrinae genome encodes these proteins:
- a CDS encoding cytochrome b/b6 domain-containing protein, with amino-acid sequence MATYRQGIRSGLPRRPGGARWPAGGEPAGPAAAAVASRSTTASEPATAVPVAATAVPVAATAVSEPATAVPVAAESDPTPAPGGAPPATAPAHRVSAADAGTVTETVALRRGLPRVPGGEPWPAASTATVTRAMPTGAAPTQAPAAVSSVAPDPAPVPAPAATLTSTPAAAPAAAPDSEPTARPAGQPAGQPAGQPAGQPAGQPAGQPGGRSERPWTLGRQLRLAGVGAVGAVAAAGIIVLAARGVTTLPGVPAFLARYPGTVAPPDFVPVGIPRWANWSHYLNFFFMVLIVRTGLQVRLQERPPAYWAPRKGGKKISINLWLHTSVDLLWLLNGVVFVVLLFVTGQWARLVPTSWDVVPNALSAALQYLTLEWPAEDGWVTFNSLQQLMYFLVVFVAAPLAALTGVRMSEWWPKNATRLNRIYPAPLARAVHFPTMQFFVLFVIVHVFLVFTTGARRNLNHMFAASDTVSWAGFAWFAGGLAVAVAVAVALRPLVVAPVASLFGKVSSR; translated from the coding sequence GTGGCGACCTACCGTCAGGGGATCAGAAGCGGTCTGCCGCGCCGCCCGGGCGGCGCGCGATGGCCGGCCGGCGGCGAGCCCGCAGGCCCGGCGGCCGCCGCGGTGGCGAGTCGCTCGACGACGGCGAGCGAGCCCGCGACGGCGGTGCCCGTGGCCGCGACGGCGGTGCCCGTGGCCGCGACGGCGGTGAGCGAGCCCGCGACGGCGGTGCCCGTGGCCGCGGAGAGCGATCCGACGCCCGCACCGGGCGGCGCACCACCCGCGACGGCGCCCGCGCACCGGGTCTCGGCGGCGGACGCCGGCACGGTGACCGAGACGGTCGCGCTGCGCCGGGGTCTGCCTCGCGTTCCCGGAGGCGAGCCCTGGCCCGCCGCCTCGACAGCCACCGTGACGCGGGCGATGCCCACCGGGGCGGCGCCCACGCAGGCGCCCGCGGCCGTCTCGTCCGTCGCCCCGGATCCAGCGCCGGTCCCCGCGCCCGCCGCGACGCTCACCTCGACGCCGGCTGCGGCCCCAGCAGCGGCCCCGGACTCCGAGCCGACGGCTCGGCCCGCCGGTCAGCCCGCCGGTCAGCCCGCTGGTCAGCCCGCCGGTCAGCCCGCCGGTCAGCCCGCCGGTCAGCCCGGTGGCCGTTCCGAGCGGCCGTGGACCCTCGGCCGGCAGCTACGGCTCGCCGGCGTCGGCGCGGTCGGCGCCGTGGCGGCGGCGGGCATCATCGTGCTGGCCGCTCGCGGGGTGACGACGCTGCCCGGCGTGCCTGCTTTCCTTGCGCGGTACCCGGGGACGGTCGCGCCGCCGGACTTCGTTCCCGTCGGGATCCCGCGCTGGGCGAACTGGTCGCACTACCTGAACTTCTTCTTCATGGTGCTGATCGTTCGCACGGGCCTTCAGGTGCGGCTCCAGGAGCGGCCCCCCGCGTACTGGGCGCCCCGCAAGGGCGGGAAGAAGATCAGCATCAACCTGTGGCTGCACACGAGCGTCGACCTGCTGTGGCTGCTCAACGGTGTGGTGTTCGTGGTGCTGCTGTTCGTGACGGGGCAGTGGGCGCGGCTCGTGCCGACGTCGTGGGACGTCGTGCCGAATGCGCTCTCGGCGGCACTGCAGTACCTGACGCTCGAGTGGCCGGCCGAGGACGGCTGGGTGACCTTCAACAGCCTCCAGCAGCTCATGTACTTCCTCGTGGTGTTCGTCGCCGCGCCGCTCGCCGCGCTCACCGGGGTGCGGATGAGCGAGTGGTGGCCGAAGAACGCCACGCGGCTGAACCGGATCTATCCCGCGCCGCTGGCCCGGGCGGTCCACTTCCCGACGATGCAGTTCTTCGTGCTGTTCGTGATCGTGCACGTGTTCCTCGTGTTCACGACGGGCGCCCGGCGCAACCTGAACCACATGTTCGCGGCCTCGGACACGGTGAGCTGGGCCGGCTTCGCGTGGTTCGCCGGCGGGCTCGCGGTCGCCGTCGCGGTCGCGGTCGCGCTCAGGCCGCTCGTCGTCGCGCCCGTCGCGTCGCTCTTCGGCAAGGTCAGCAGCCGTTGA
- a CDS encoding DUF485 domain-containing protein — translation MADTAETAGETPYQRVERSEEFQDLRRRFRRFVFPMTALFLVWYFAYVLLANYAHGFMSARIGDSAITVGLLFGLGQFVSTFVITMLYARWANNSFDAQAGALREHIEGGDL, via the coding sequence ATGGCTGACACCGCTGAAACCGCTGGTGAAACCCCCTACCAGCGTGTCGAAAGATCCGAGGAGTTCCAGGACCTGCGCCGCAGGTTCCGTCGCTTCGTCTTCCCGATGACGGCGCTGTTCCTCGTCTGGTACTTCGCGTACGTGCTGCTCGCCAACTACGCGCACGGCTTCATGTCGGCGCGCATCGGTGACAGCGCCATCACCGTCGGGCTGCTGTTCGGCCTCGGCCAGTTCGTGTCGACGTTCGTCATCACGATGCTCTACGCCCGCTGGGCCAACAACTCGTTCGACGCCCAGGCCGGCGCGCTGCGCGAGCACATCGAGGGGGGCGACCTGTGA